A genomic stretch from Natronomonas gomsonensis includes:
- a CDS encoding Zn-ribbon domain-containing OB-fold protein, which translates to MSDARDGAFSAFLDAIEAGEPFYLSCPEGHGAIPPQQLCHECHSRDLSRTPLPEAGNIETYTVVAVPAPRFSDDSPYVTAIADFGPVMLTGQLRAVDPDAVELGQTVQIAVGSAGDERFVAFERR; encoded by the coding sequence ATGAGCGACGCGAGAGACGGGGCGTTCTCGGCCTTTCTCGACGCGATCGAGGCCGGCGAGCCGTTCTACCTCTCCTGTCCCGAAGGACATGGGGCGATCCCGCCACAGCAACTCTGTCACGAGTGTCACAGCCGAGACCTGTCGCGAACGCCGCTCCCGGAGGCCGGTAACATCGAGACCTACACCGTGGTCGCCGTCCCTGCACCGCGGTTCAGCGACGATAGCCCCTATGTCACCGCCATCGCGGACTTCGGCCCCGTCATGCTCACCGGCCAACTCCGTGCGGTCGACCCCGACGCGGTCGAACTCGGACAAACGGTACAGATTGCCGTCGGTTCGGCCGGCGATGAGCGGTTCGTCGCCTTCGAGCGACGCTAA
- a CDS encoding 3-hydroxyacyl-CoA dehydrogenase family protein gives MSLQLESIDRVGVVGAGTMGSGIAQVAAMAGYDVVMRDIEQSFVEDGFETIDASLGSLVDSDKLTADEATAAKDRITGTTDLADLADCDLVVEAAVEDVDIKQDIFADLDEVTDEGAVLATNTSTLSITTIASATERPEQVVGIHFMNPVPVMKGVEVVVGEKTDDDVVALAHDFSEALDKETWESDDKPGFVTNRVLMPWINEGIRAYDEGVASKEDLDKGMTLGTNVPMGPLTLADHIGLDVCLHATETLHEELGDRYKPAYLLKRKVEAGDLGKKTGKGFYEYD, from the coding sequence ATGTCGCTCCAGCTAGAGTCGATAGACCGCGTCGGTGTCGTCGGCGCGGGCACGATGGGCAGTGGTATCGCACAGGTGGCCGCAATGGCGGGTTACGACGTCGTGATGCGGGACATAGAACAGTCGTTCGTCGAGGACGGTTTCGAGACCATCGACGCCAGCCTCGGCAGTCTGGTCGACAGCGACAAATTGACCGCCGACGAGGCGACGGCCGCCAAGGACCGTATCACCGGCACGACCGACCTCGCGGACCTCGCGGACTGTGACCTCGTCGTCGAGGCCGCCGTCGAGGACGTCGACATCAAACAGGACATCTTCGCGGACCTCGACGAGGTGACCGACGAGGGGGCGGTGTTGGCGACGAACACCTCGACGCTGTCGATTACGACCATCGCTTCGGCGACCGAGCGTCCCGAGCAGGTCGTCGGGATTCACTTCATGAACCCGGTTCCGGTGATGAAAGGCGTCGAGGTCGTCGTCGGAGAGAAGACCGATGACGACGTGGTCGCGTTGGCTCACGACTTCTCGGAGGCCCTCGACAAGGAGACCTGGGAGTCCGACGACAAGCCCGGCTTCGTCACCAACCGCGTGCTGATGCCGTGGATTAACGAAGGCATCCGCGCCTACGACGAGGGCGTCGCCTCCAAGGAGGACCTCGATAAGGGCATGACGCTCGGGACGAACGTGCCGATGGGGCCACTGACGCTGGCCGACCACATCGGGTTGGACGTCTGTCTCCACGCCACGGAGACGCTTCACGAGGAGTTGGGCGACCGCTACAAGCCCGCCTATCTGCTCAAGCGAAAAGTCGAAGCCGGCGACCTCGGAAAGAAGACCGGTAAAGGTTTCTACGAATACGACTGA
- a CDS encoding EthD family reductase, with the protein MRKLVNLLVRQDGLDHEEFVDYWLNEHAPLAEDLPGVKKYATSVPADPEKAAYDGIAELYLAADTTVGDVFGSDAGQRVQADTANFVDDDAGEILVVDETVQFDE; encoded by the coding sequence ATGCGGAAACTTGTCAATCTTCTCGTCCGACAGGACGGGTTGGACCACGAGGAGTTCGTGGACTACTGGTTGAACGAGCATGCACCGCTGGCAGAGGACCTCCCCGGCGTCAAAAAGTACGCCACGTCGGTCCCCGCCGACCCCGAGAAGGCGGCCTACGACGGAATCGCGGAGCTGTACCTCGCCGCCGATACGACCGTCGGCGACGTGTTCGGAAGCGACGCGGGCCAGCGGGTCCAGGCAGATACGGCGAACTTCGTCGACGACGACGCCGGAGAGATTCTCGTCGTCGACGAGACGGTACAGTTCGACGAGTGA
- a CDS encoding acyl-CoA dehydrogenase family protein, whose product MDLTSEQQMIQETVREFVDNEVTENVDEADETQQFPEEVWDGLADLDLTGLTVPEEYGGFDADEVTYSIVNEELARGHLAVATALSVHGLATSCIRQFGTQEQQDEWLSEMVEGRPVGAFALSEPHAGSNPAEMTTEARKEGDEYVINGKKQWITNGKRSGVVILFAKTDSDDPNTVTQFLVPKDVDGLEVGKKEDKLGLRASDTTTLIFDDVRIPAENRLTEVGDGLKAAFSILTGGRIAIASQAVGVAQAALDDAVDYANDREQFDQPIIEHQAIAHKLADMQTDVQAARLLTRDAARKNEDDVHPKSASMAKYFASETAVDVANEAVQVHGGYGYTKDFDVERYYRDAKITTIYEGTSEIQKKVIARHLKE is encoded by the coding sequence ATGGACCTCACCAGCGAGCAGCAGATGATTCAGGAGACGGTACGGGAGTTCGTCGACAACGAAGTCACCGAGAACGTCGACGAAGCGGACGAGACGCAGCAGTTCCCCGAAGAGGTTTGGGACGGCCTCGCCGACCTCGACCTGACAGGGTTGACGGTGCCCGAAGAGTACGGCGGCTTCGACGCGGACGAGGTTACTTACAGCATCGTAAACGAGGAACTGGCTCGCGGGCACTTGGCCGTCGCGACGGCCCTGTCGGTCCACGGGCTGGCAACGTCGTGTATCCGTCAGTTCGGGACCCAGGAACAACAGGACGAGTGGCTCTCGGAGATGGTCGAGGGACGCCCCGTCGGTGCGTTCGCGCTTTCGGAGCCCCACGCCGGGTCGAACCCCGCCGAGATGACGACCGAGGCTCGCAAGGAGGGCGACGAGTACGTCATCAACGGCAAGAAGCAGTGGATTACCAACGGCAAGCGCTCGGGCGTCGTTATCCTGTTTGCCAAAACCGATAGCGACGACCCGAACACTGTCACGCAGTTCCTCGTCCCGAAGGACGTCGATGGGCTGGAAGTCGGCAAGAAAGAGGACAAGCTCGGTCTCCGGGCCAGCGACACGACGACGCTTATCTTCGACGACGTTCGCATCCCCGCCGAGAACCGTCTTACCGAGGTCGGCGACGGACTCAAGGCCGCCTTCTCCATTCTGACTGGCGGCCGCATCGCCATCGCCAGCCAGGCCGTCGGCGTGGCACAGGCCGCCCTCGACGACGCCGTCGACTACGCCAACGACCGCGAGCAGTTCGACCAGCCGATTATCGAACATCAGGCCATCGCGCACAAACTCGCCGATATGCAGACGGACGTCCAAGCCGCGCGTCTGCTCACGCGCGACGCCGCCCGCAAGAACGAGGACGATGTCCACCCCAAGTCGGCAAGTATGGCGAAGTACTTCGCCAGCGAGACGGCCGTCGACGTGGCCAACGAGGCTGTTCAGGTCCACGGCGGCTACGGCTACACCAAGGACTTCGACGTCGAACGCTACTACCGCGACGCCAAAATCACGACCATCTACGAGGGGACCTCCGAGATTCAAAAGAAGGTCATCGCGCGACACCTCAAGGAGTAG
- a CDS encoding thiolase C-terminal domain-containing protein, translating into MTRARIAGTGMTPFGEHPDRPGRDLFGEAGLAALDDAGLTLDDVDEVFYGNFVGTLSENQGHQGPIMSEAFGSTAPAKRIEGACASSGLAIREAVRVIRNGEADVVVAGGMERMTNMGTAGATAGLAVAADDLYEVRPGVTFPAAYALMARAYFETFGGDPTDLAHISVKNHENALVNDHAHLQTEISVADVVEAPTVADPLGLYDACPISDGASAVVLTTDAYAEANDLDAGVAITGSGQGGDRMALQDRESFAKTPATRDAAREAYADANVTPNDIDLAEVHDCFTIAEVLALEALDLYEDGEAIGAARRGETTRDGRLPVNLSGGLKAKGHPVGATGTAQIAAVAKLLAGTHPRADALDSPTVGIAHNAGGTVASATVHVLEVVR; encoded by the coding sequence ATGACACGAGCACGCATTGCTGGCACAGGGATGACGCCGTTCGGGGAACACCCCGACCGGCCGGGCCGGGACCTCTTCGGTGAGGCCGGGCTCGCGGCACTCGACGATGCCGGACTCACGCTGGACGACGTCGACGAAGTGTTCTACGGCAACTTCGTCGGAACGCTGTCCGAGAACCAGGGTCATCAGGGCCCCATCATGAGCGAGGCCTTCGGGTCGACCGCGCCCGCGAAACGAATCGAGGGCGCCTGCGCATCGAGCGGGCTGGCTATCCGCGAGGCGGTCCGCGTTATCAGAAACGGCGAAGCCGACGTGGTCGTCGCCGGCGGGATGGAACGCATGACGAACATGGGGACTGCCGGTGCGACGGCTGGTTTAGCCGTCGCAGCCGACGACCTCTATGAGGTTCGTCCCGGCGTAACCTTCCCCGCGGCCTACGCGCTCATGGCGCGGGCCTACTTCGAGACGTTCGGCGGCGACCCGACCGACCTCGCACACATCTCCGTCAAAAACCACGAGAACGCCCTCGTCAACGACCATGCGCATCTGCAGACCGAGATATCCGTCGCGGACGTCGTCGAAGCACCGACCGTCGCCGACCCCCTCGGCCTCTACGACGCCTGTCCCATCAGCGACGGCGCCAGCGCAGTCGTATTGACGACCGACGCCTACGCCGAGGCCAATGACCTCGACGCCGGGGTTGCGATTACCGGGAGCGGCCAAGGCGGCGATCGGATGGCGCTGCAGGACCGTGAGTCATTCGCGAAGACGCCGGCAACCCGTGATGCTGCCCGTGAGGCGTACGCCGATGCGAACGTCACCCCAAACGACATCGACCTCGCGGAGGTCCACGACTGTTTCACGATTGCGGAGGTGCTCGCCTTGGAAGCGCTCGACCTCTACGAGGACGGCGAGGCCATCGGCGCAGCGCGCCGTGGCGAGACGACACGAGACGGGCGACTGCCCGTCAACCTTTCGGGCGGGCTGAAAGCGAAGGGCCATCCCGTCGGCGCGACGGGGACGGCACAGATCGCCGCCGTGGCGAAACTGTTGGCTGGGACCCATCCCCGAGCGGACGCCCTCGATTCGCCGACCGTCGGAATCGCCCACAACGCCGGCGGCACCGTCGCCAGCGCGACCGTCCACGTTTTGGAGGTGGTCCGATGA